From the genome of Cellvibrio japonicus Ueda107, one region includes:
- the ispC gene encoding 1-deoxy-D-xylulose-5-phosphate reductoisomerase gives MGRPESITVLGATGSIGVSTLDVISRHPERYQVYALTAERRWQLLATQCLEHQPRYAVIRDADSAGLLEQELRKQGCLTEVLYGADALASVAGASEVDMVMAAIVGAAGLLPTLAAVKAGKKVLLANKEVLVMAGGLFTQAVAEHGAQLLPIDSEHNAIFQCLPNHRPDYLQQGLISSGVRKILLTASGGPFRNTPIHELARVTPEQACAHPNWSMGQKISVDSASMMNKGLELIEACWLFNTSPRQVEVVIHPQSVIHSMVEYIDGSVLAQLGNPDMRTPIAHALAWPERIESGVASLDLIMTARLDFSAPDVQRFPCLRLAQEAVVSGGNAPVLLNAANEIAVAAFLERRLGFDQIPRLISSVMDAIPFSEPETLELVQAADAEARAVAMQLLARW, from the coding sequence ATGGGCAGACCGGAATCCATCACGGTTTTAGGCGCTACTGGCTCCATTGGAGTTAGTACCCTGGATGTGATCTCGCGCCATCCCGAGCGCTACCAGGTCTATGCCTTGACTGCAGAGCGGCGCTGGCAACTCCTGGCGACCCAATGCCTGGAACATCAACCGCGTTATGCGGTGATTCGCGATGCGGATTCTGCCGGCCTGCTGGAACAGGAATTGCGCAAGCAGGGGTGTTTGACAGAGGTACTCTATGGTGCCGACGCCCTGGCGTCGGTTGCCGGGGCGTCTGAAGTGGATATGGTTATGGCCGCCATTGTGGGCGCCGCTGGTCTGTTGCCAACCCTGGCGGCCGTTAAGGCTGGCAAAAAGGTGCTGTTGGCGAATAAGGAAGTGCTGGTGATGGCGGGTGGGTTATTTACCCAGGCTGTTGCCGAACACGGGGCGCAATTGCTGCCTATCGATAGTGAGCACAATGCAATCTTCCAGTGCTTACCCAATCACCGCCCCGATTATTTACAGCAGGGATTGATATCCAGTGGGGTCCGTAAAATCCTGTTGACGGCTTCCGGCGGCCCCTTCCGTAATACCCCGATACACGAATTAGCCCGGGTGACTCCGGAGCAGGCCTGTGCCCATCCTAATTGGTCGATGGGGCAAAAGATCTCGGTTGATTCTGCCAGCATGATGAATAAAGGGCTTGAGCTGATTGAAGCCTGTTGGCTGTTTAATACGTCCCCGCGCCAGGTTGAGGTGGTTATCCACCCGCAGAGTGTTATCCATTCCATGGTGGAATACATTGATGGCTCGGTATTGGCCCAGTTGGGTAATCCGGATATGCGCACGCCCATTGCCCATGCCCTGGCATGGCCCGAGCGTATTGAATCCGGCGTAGCGAGCCTGGATTTGATCATGACCGCACGCCTGGATTTTTCTGCTCCGGATGTGCAGCGCTTCCCGTGCTTGCGTTTGGCGCAGGAGGCGGTGGTTAGCGGAGGGAATGCACCTGTCCTGTTAAATGCCGCTAATGAAATAGCGGTTGCGGCGTTCCTGGAGCGTCGATTGGGGTTTGATCAGATTCCACGCCTGATCTCTTCCGTTATGGACGCGATTCCCTTTAGCGAACCGGAAACCCTTGAGCTTGTCCAAGCCGCCGATGCTGAAGCCAGAGCCGTGGCTATGCAGCTGTTGGCCCGTTGGTAA
- the rseP gene encoding sigma E protease regulator RseP: protein MSLESLLSFIQTLASFLVALLVLVTVHEFGHFYVARRCGVKVLRFSIGFGRVLWRRYDSQGTEYAFAALPLGGYVKMLDEREAPVAPEERHLTFNQKNVWQRIAIVAAGPIANIILAVLLFWVLLVPGYKDMIPVIDSVEPGSVAAAAGLETGQEILAIDGKPTPTWQALNQVLLARLGETGPISFRVAYRDSHFQYDSETQLQDWLKGATAPDPVAGLGITLYLPKIPPIVGEVLSDSPAQLAGFQAGDSIQSVDGQVIDDWQAWVSYVRLHPGVPLQVQVLRAGEPLAISLIPGSVDERGKKIGRVGMGVQPYTMPDELIRQYEYGVGGAFIAGVSKTWDTAGFVLLSIKKLILGEISTKNLSGPITIAKVAGSSAESGLKTFVGFLALLSVFLAVFNLLPIPVLDGGHLFYYFIEVIKGKPVSERVQMLGYQLGLFVVISLTLLALYNDITQLG from the coding sequence ATGTCACTAGAGAGTCTTCTTTCCTTTATTCAGACCCTGGCTTCCTTTCTGGTTGCCTTGTTGGTGCTGGTGACGGTACATGAGTTCGGGCATTTTTATGTGGCGCGCCGCTGTGGTGTCAAAGTACTTCGATTTTCTATCGGTTTTGGGCGGGTTCTCTGGCGTCGTTATGACAGCCAGGGGACAGAGTATGCTTTTGCGGCCCTGCCTCTTGGCGGTTACGTCAAAATGCTCGATGAGCGTGAGGCACCGGTTGCCCCGGAAGAGCGACATTTAACCTTTAACCAAAAAAATGTCTGGCAGCGCATTGCCATAGTGGCCGCAGGGCCCATCGCCAACATTATTCTGGCGGTGTTGCTGTTTTGGGTGCTGCTGGTTCCCGGTTACAAGGATATGATCCCGGTCATTGATTCTGTTGAGCCCGGTTCTGTTGCTGCCGCCGCTGGCCTGGAAACAGGGCAGGAGATCCTCGCTATTGACGGTAAGCCGACACCGACCTGGCAGGCGTTAAACCAGGTATTACTGGCCAGACTCGGGGAGACCGGCCCCATCAGCTTTCGTGTGGCTTATCGCGACTCCCATTTTCAGTATGACTCCGAAACCCAGCTGCAGGATTGGTTAAAAGGCGCTACTGCCCCCGATCCGGTGGCCGGGTTGGGGATTACGCTTTACTTGCCAAAAATACCGCCTATAGTGGGCGAGGTTTTGTCGGACAGCCCTGCCCAGTTGGCGGGTTTTCAAGCTGGTGACTCTATTCAGTCCGTTGATGGCCAGGTGATTGACGATTGGCAGGCGTGGGTAAGCTATGTACGCCTGCATCCCGGGGTACCATTGCAAGTGCAGGTTCTGCGTGCGGGTGAGCCCTTGGCTATCAGCCTTATTCCCGGCTCAGTAGACGAAAGGGGTAAGAAGATTGGACGTGTAGGTATGGGAGTTCAGCCCTATACCATGCCGGATGAGTTAATCCGCCAGTATGAATATGGGGTTGGCGGTGCATTTATCGCCGGGGTGAGCAAAACCTGGGACACCGCAGGGTTTGTACTGCTGTCCATCAAAAAGCTGATACTGGGAGAAATCTCCACGAAAAACTTGAGTGGCCCCATCACCATTGCTAAGGTGGCGGGCTCTTCAGCTGAGTCCGGCCTCAAGACATTTGTTGGCTTCCTGGCATTATTAAGCGTATTCCTGGCCGTGTTCAATTTATTGCCCATACCGGTTTTGGATGGCGGCCATTTATTTTATTACTTCATTGAAGTAATTAAGGGAAAACCGGTGTCCGAAAGGGTTCAGATGCTGGGGTATCAGCTTGGGCTCTTTGTAGTCATCAGCCTTACCCTGCTGGCGCTCTATAACGATATTACGCAGTTGGGATAA